From one Chanodichthys erythropterus isolate Z2021 chromosome 3, ASM2448905v1, whole genome shotgun sequence genomic stretch:
- the wfikkn2a gene encoding WAP, Kazal, immunoglobulin, Kunitz and NTR domain-containing protein 2: MDLQGKKGPVGMPKGVTCDKFMCTQQGSECEIWDGQPVCKCRDRCGREPLFTCASDGMTYYNKCYMDAEACTRGVTLTEVTCRYHFSLSNTSPVPAETTARPTTAHLQTTPVDVQRPIMVSNPAHHFVFVGETASFLCEVTGKPKPAITWEKQIEGKENTVMRPNHVQGNIVVTNIAQLVIYNAQVQDAGIYTCTAKNQGGSVQAHFPLSVVPREQTKPEPVMNSTRLPAEECLKTPDMDDCGEESMNWYYEAKRNNCFTFTYSQCNKNRNHFDTYELCMLSCGAELAAPCSLPSVQGPCKAYKPRWAYSHALKKCQSFVYGGCGGNENNFESKEACEEMCPFPKTHNCKPCKPRQKMVPSFCKSDFVVLGRISELTEDHDSGHALITVEEILKDEKMGLRFFGQEPLEVTLLNMDWNCPCPNITRAEGQMIIMGDVHNGMAVLQPDSFVATSSVRRVRKLREVINKKTCDVLKEFSSTKY, from the coding sequence ATGGACCTTCAGGGCAAGAAAGGTCCAGTGGGGATGCCCAAGGGGGTCACCTGTGACAAATTCATGTGCACCCAACAGGGTTCAGAGTGTGAAATCTGGGACGGACAGCCAGTGTGCAAGTGCCGGGACCGTTGCGGACGGGAGCCCCTTTTCACCTGTGCCTCGGATGGCATGACATACTACAACAAGTGCTACATGGATGCTGAGGCTTGCACCAGGGGAGTCACCCTCACAGAAGTCACCTGCAGGTACCATTTTAGTTTGTCCAACACCAGCCCTGTCCCAGCAGAGACCACTGCCCGGCCCACCACTGCCCATCTTCAGACTACTCCCGTGGACGTTCAACGTCCCATCATGGTCAGCAACCCAGCGCACCACTTTGTTTTTGTGGGTGAAACGGCCAGCTTCCTCTGCGAGGTGACAGGAAAACCGAAGCCGGCGATTACATGGGAAAAGCAGATTGAAGGTAAAGAGAACACTGTGATGCGACCCAACCACGTGCAAGGAAATATAGTGGTTACCAACATCGCCCAGCTGGTCATATACAACGCCCAGGTCCAGGATGCCGGCATCTACACCTGCACTGCCAAAAACCAGGGTGGATCTGTCCAAGCCCATTTCCCACTCTCTGTGGTCCCTAGGGAGCAGACCAAACCGGAGCCGGTGATGAATTCCACACGCCTACCTGCTGAGGAGTGTCTGAAAACACCTGATATGGACGACTGCGGAGAGGAGAGTATGAATTGGTACTACGAAGCCAAGCGCAACAACTGCTTTACCTTCACGTACAGCCAGTGCAACAAAAACCGAAACCATTTCGATACGTACGAATTGTGCATGCTGTCCTGTGGAGCGGAGCTTGCAGCACCTTGCTCCCTGCCCAGCGTACAAGGTCCCTGCAAGGCTTACAAACCACGCTGGGCTTACAGCCATGCGCTCAAGAAATGCCAGTCATTTGTTTATGGAGGCTGTGGCGGCAACGAGAACAACTTCGAGAGCAAGGAAGCCTGTGAGGAGATGTGCCCCTTCCCCAAGACCCACAACTGCAAGCCATGCAAACCCCGGCAGAAGATGGTCCCCAGCTTCTGCAAGAGCGACTTTGTGGTCTTGGGTCGTATTTCGGAGTTGACCGAGGACCACGATTCTGGCCACGCGCTCATCACGGTGGAGGAGATCTTGAAGGACGAGAAGATGGGGCTGCGGTTCTTCGGGCAAGAGCCTCTGGAGGTGACGCTGCTCAACATGGACTGGAACTGTCCCTGTCCGAACATAACGAGAGCCGAGGGACAGATGATCATCATGGGGGATGTTCACAATGGCATGGCCGTGCTGCAGCCCGACAGCTTCGTGGCCACTTCCAGTGTACGGCGCGTTCGCAAACTCCGTGAGGTTATCAACAAAAAGACTTGTGATGTTTTAAAGGAGTTCAGCAGCACAAAGTACTAA